In Pseudomonas saudiphocaensis, one DNA window encodes the following:
- the ttcA gene encoding tRNA 2-thiocytidine(32) synthetase TtcA yields the protein MGNLSVNQNKLQKRLRRLAGEAVTDFNMIEEGDKVMVCLSGGKDSYTMLDVLLYLQKVAPIRFEIVAVNMDQKQPGFPEHVLPEYLKGLGIEYHIVEKDTYSVVKEKIPEGKTTCSLCSRLRRGTLYTFADEIGATKMALGHHRDDILETFFLNMFYGGTLKAMPPKLLSDDGRNVVIRPLAYCSEADIEAYSQMKEFPIIPCNLCGSQENLQRQVVKDMLREWERKSPGRTEIMFRALQNVVPSQLADRNLFDFKSLRIDDNATPRFVDVMSL from the coding sequence ATGGGCAACCTCTCGGTCAATCAGAACAAACTGCAGAAGCGCCTGCGCCGCTTGGCCGGCGAAGCAGTCACGGACTTCAACATGATCGAGGAGGGCGACAAGGTCATGGTCTGCCTGTCCGGCGGCAAGGACAGCTACACCATGCTCGACGTGCTGCTGTATCTGCAGAAGGTTGCACCCATCCGCTTCGAGATCGTTGCCGTAAACATGGACCAGAAGCAGCCCGGCTTTCCCGAGCACGTGCTGCCCGAGTACCTCAAGGGCCTGGGCATCGAATATCACATCGTCGAGAAGGACACCTACTCGGTGGTCAAGGAGAAGATCCCGGAAGGCAAAACCACCTGCTCGCTGTGCTCGCGTCTGCGCCGGGGCACGCTCTACACCTTTGCCGACGAGATCGGTGCGACCAAGATGGCCCTGGGGCACCACCGCGACGACATCCTGGAAACCTTCTTCCTCAACATGTTCTACGGCGGCACGCTCAAGGCCATGCCGCCCAAGCTGCTGTCCGACGATGGCCGAAACGTGGTGATTCGCCCGCTTGCCTACTGCAGCGAGGCTGACATCGAGGCCTATTCGCAGATGAAGGAATTCCCGATCATCCCGTGCAACCTCTGCGGTTCGCAGGAGAACCTGCAGCGCCAGGTAGTCAAGGACATGTTGCGTGAATGGGAGCGCAAGTCGCCGGGGCGCACCGAGATCATGTTCCGCGCACTGCAGAATGTGGTGCCCTCGCAACTGGCCGACCGTAACCTGTTCGACTTCAAGAGCCTGCGCATCGACGACAACGCCACGCCGCGCTTTGTCGATGTGATGAGTCTGTAA